gatCTAATGGTTTCCTTTGTTGATTTATGATAgatattttgataaagattTAGAGTTCCTTTGATGAGAGGgatataatttttgtttggttaattgaagaaatataatttattattatttacaggTTAAActtttgtatattttttgaaatgagCTATGTTTTTCGAGTACACCGATTTCCAAGTGAATGAGTAAAAACGTTCAAAAGTACTCactaatttaataaatacaagAGGTTTtgaaactaaaaaaaaaaaaaaaaatcaaacgTAGAAAACACCACAATAACTACTTTCTGAAGGAAAATCCATCTTTCATTAAGTGCCTATTAAACCAGCTACAATATAATGTTATATAAGGCTTGGTACTGgagaggaaaaaaataaatcctGATTATTCCATCAATtgaacaaatattttaactAAGTGTCtaatgaaaacaatttctacttaaaaaatagtacTATACAtactttatttacattgTTGAGCACAATGTCAAATAACGAAATGCATTGTATTTCTCTATATTAGCCCTACCCTATGCCTAGAAGAGCAGTCACGACTTTCGTCTAGTAGAAGAAACGCTTGAAACAATCTCTACCTTCACACCAAAATGGCCCACGAAAACGTTTGGTTCTCTCACCCTCGCAAGTACGGAAAGGGCAGCAGACAATGGTAAGCAAGcatcttttttatacaCGAGTGATGTATTAATTCATAATTTAGCGCTCACACTGGTCGTCGTCTCGGTTTAATCCGCAAGTACGGTTTGAACATCTCTCGTCAAAGTTTCCGTGAGTACGCCAACGACATTGGTTTCGTTAAGGTAAGAGAATTTTGCTGtaactttcttttaagTTTGCAACATCTGTTTCCGACAGCATATTAACTAGTTTAGTACCGTTAAACATGAGGCTATTCATATACTGAATCAAAACCGATTTGTGTGAAATATCATTTTGTGATGCTTTTGGcattataaaatattttgaatttgtaaGGTTGAGCATTGTAAGTAGCTATTGAATTTGTAAACAGTTGCAATTTGAGCATGTAAAAAAAGCGTAACTTGGTATGAAAGCagtgtatttattttcatatgaTTGTGGATTGCGAATTGTTATTCGCATAATTAATTTGTAGCTGATTGTGCGTGTGATTACTGGTAATTAAAGTGTTTTCTGGCTGAAATGTTTATTTGGGCGGTGCTGAAGCACCAAGAATATAAAGAGGGGAGTAAAGCATAGAATTGTTGCACAAGCCTGAAAtgctaaaaaaaactaaattaatataaaatgTGTCAAATGAGTACAAGGGCATGCTAATCTACAACCTTTCATTCcctaaataaaatatattttccttgcatttgtaattttaatgGCATAACGTTACTTTAAAGTGCTGCACTATTTACGAGTAACAACAAAAGCTTTGGTGTGACTGCTTTTTGAAGATAGACAAGAAACCCTGCACACACATCTCAGCTTCTACCCCGAGCAATTCACTAACAAGATGGTGGTATGTTATAAATCATCAGAAAAACACTAACAAAGTAGTTGGCAGTTGATCTCTTAAATCCCAGTCATGAATCCGAGATGCGCAAGCACAAGCTGAAGCAGCTTGTTCAAGGCCCTCGCAGTTTCTTCATGGTAAGTtttcttgaaaatttttctccAACAATAGTTTGCTTTCCAAATGCCAAATgtttaaaagaatgaaacCTTATTCTAATTCTGTACTTTCGAGAATAAACtgttaatatttttcaatttgttgaaaGTGGCAACATGGTGGCAATAGGGAAAAATTAGAATGGTTTGAACTCAAAGACTCATTGctaactatttttttaggaTGTCAAGTGCCCTGGATGCTTCAACATCACCACAGTTTTCTCTCATGCTCAAACCGTTGTTATTTGCGGTTCTTGTGCCTCTGTCCTTTGCCAACCTACTGGTGGTAAGGCTCGTCTTATGGAGGGATGCTCTTTCAGAAGAAAGAACTAAAAGGTCTTGTTCATATCTTGCATGTCTTgattattgaataaaattttgttctAGGCATGTGGATGATATAAAATTAGatgtttttttagaaatccTGTTATTGTTAGAGTGTAAAAATAGTCTGTATATTCAGTAAATGGAAAGTTTAAAGAACAATTGCACGTTGTTGGTATTGTTTGACCTAAagatattttctttttagcaTTCGGTTAGCAGTAATTGTATATCTGATGAACTTTAGGTTGAACTCACATGTGGGTTAATTCATAGGGCTCATTATGTGTAGTCTTCAAGTATTACCTCTGCACATCCTCTTTCACTTGCTTCTTCGGATTTGAAAAACACTGAAGCCATTGAATATTGGTTTGAGTGCTCACTGTTCTTATTATGGTATAGCTATTTTGATATTCATTGTTGGACGTGACTGCATGAATTGTCGTTGTTAGGGGTTGTTTCATTTACACTAAGGAAAGTAGAGTGTaaatgttaaaattttttgcaagaGCGTTAATAATAATCATCTTTACAGTCTAAATGAACGCAGCTGAATGGGTTGCTGAACTAAAGAGGAAAAGCCAGATTGAAAGTTTTAAAGAGCAGAAAGGTCTCGTCTATGATGATCATATTGAAAAAGTCCTTTATAGTGGATCAGTGAATGGTACTTTACTTGTCATTGAAGGAAATTCTTGTTCTGGAAAGACCGAGCTATTATATCATTTAGCTTCAAATGTATTACTTCGAAGTTCGCAAGAGCTGGTGCTAATTGTCAGCAGTGAATGGGACTGGAGCATCAAACGACTCACGTTTATTTTACACGAACGTCTGATTTCATCGAGAGGTGTTTCTCAGACTTGTAAATGCAATTGTGCAGTGAAGTTGGAAAACGAGTCAACCGTTCACCTTCAGAACGCTGCACGTGAAGATGGTACTGATGAAGATATAAATTCTAATTCAGTAAACGACGTATCTTTATCCAGTGGTGAGACAATGCTACAATTTCCCGAGCACGAAGAACAGCATGAGTGTAATCGTGAAATGGAACAACTGTATGAAAGTGCCTCTTCTACCGTCTACCCTTGTTCCTTTTGGGAGGACgcagaaagaaaaattgatgCTCAATGCGCAATTCTTTGGCCAATGGAGTTTTCTGGCGTCGTAGAATCAATCCCCCAATCTACGAAAGATTTGCTCCGGATTTGGAAGGAAGCGAAAATACAAATGCATGAGGATTTTCGTTGTAATAAAACAGAATTTAATGAAGCTTGCTTTGATGCTTCATCAAGTAGGCTAGGATGTATATTGATGGATGGACTTTCTACCTTTTACTGGCAACTAAGACTGGAAAGAGGATATACGCAAGTATATGCAGACTTGCAGAATCGTTTATGTACATCGTCAAAATTGTTTGGATGCCCAGTAGTTTGTACAAACTGGTTATTGAATAATAAGCAACATCTACCCATCCAATGCAAAAGATTTCGATCAGAAAGGAGAGCAAATGCGCGATTTTATTTGGAAAACTGTGTAAGTAAACTAGGAGAAaccttttatttatctGTGAAAGGtgttcaaacaaaaactgAGATGGCTAGTCCGTATAGTCAGcaagaaatggaaaaagttTAGAAAGATTCGTAATGGAATAATTAATACAAGGCATGAAGATTCATATATTGTAGATCTAATGCGATGCGTCAAGAACGAACGAGATTTGGACCGAATATTGAATAAgctaatatttttgtttttcactcaattttttttttcttaaataaTAGAttaataatcaaattttttactatacATAAATGCAAAGcgtatttgtaaaatagtAACATGAACAACATTGCTTTTTTGTATTCATTTTGAAAGCAAGACATTATTTGTAATATAGTTTCTAAAGTAAGCAACTGTTtgcaaataattttctGTGTGTgtcaatttttatttatttatatatatattttttttatcatattttgtttacatttctAAGAAACATGCTATTGTTCTTAACTTGaggttttatttttattttttatttttttaatttatgaaATGGACCCATTTAGTATTAGAATGTTTGTTGAATTCATGGGATGATacaagaaaatgataatgtaaacaataataaaaaataagacaAATGTTCTTCATGTATGTTAGACGTGTAATAGTGttgaaaccaaaaaaaaattaaaattaaaataaaaacagcAAATATCAATTCATACGTATGTTGTAACTATTTGGTAagttaaatttataaaatggAAAAACGAATATAAAATCGTAAATaagagtaaataaaataaaatagtttttatttaaataaataaataaaaggtCGTctcgctttttttttttgtattttttttattaacagGTGTCCAAACTTCAATTAATTCAAAGTTCATAACGTTAATTATGAATTAGTataaaatttacaattaatTCAAACAACTGTCTACGGCCATACCTAGGCGAAAACACCAGTTCCCGTCCGATCACTGCAGTTAAGCGTCTGAGGGCCTCGTTAGTACTATGGTTGGAGACAACATGGGAATCCGGGGTGCTGTAggcttctttttattctttttgcgattttattttttaattttattgtttacaaagaGATTATAAGCCTTATGCTTTGTTAGCTTACTGTTGGGCTACTTTTGATATAATATAATGATGTCTATagttattaaatatataaactATTAACAAAGTAGTAAGTTGAACAAATTGCGGAAACGTCTTgcatatataaatatatttttttaattcttttttttttttttttttttttttttttttggtgatTGATGTTTTTAAGCATTAGTTTAAGTCTCTACAACAAATTCACCGAGGCCGAAAAAACACGGAAATCGTATTCTATTGATTACGGGTAGGAAAAAgtcaaatttgaaaaaatgaatggaACCAAATATGATTTTCTTGATCCATTTCTAGAAGCATAAAGTTGGGGATTGAATAGTTTAAAAAGAGATAGACAAAGGTTTAAAGGTTTCAGATGTAAGGTTTTAACTCATAGGAGAAGTCGTGCTCATTCACATGGAGTGAAGGAAGCATAAAGGAGGGAAGCAGAGAAGGATGgattcaaaagaaagactTTGTTTGCAATGCGAACGGTAATTTTCTAATGAGCGTTAGTGTACTGTTTCATAAATTGCTAATGCGATTACAAAAATCCGATTGTTCGTCTGTAACACAAATACAAGAGtgaaaaaacagaaaaggACGGAAGATTGCGGTCTATCAGATAGAAACATTGCTTACCAAACAAGCAAGCCAAAGAAACAGgacaaacaaatttatcgAGTTTAACATCAACATCGCAAGCTAGCGCAATCCAAGTCATTGATTTGTCTATTGTAGTGTGCGATGAAGAACAACTGCCGTCAACCTTGGGTTTTATCAACAATGAATCGGCTTTTCTTATCATGGCACGAGATGAAGGAGGAAAAGATGGCTTTATGTATGGAAGAAAGggagaagaaaagaaagagaaaataaaaaataaatacagaaaaaaagagattcCAAGGTCCAGGTCGTAATGAAGCAAATTGCCAGTCAGTCAGCCACTCTATTGTAAATACCTAAATTCCATCCAAATGATTGACATCGGCAATGGTGGATTGTggagaagaaaatttttttttttaacccCTTTGGATCCAGCTGGATAAAGATGGTTGGTATGGAAAAGTAAATGTGAAGGAAAAGAGGAAAACACTAGCAAACAAAAGAAGGTAAAGGGAAGCTGGCAATGTGGCAAAGTATAGAAAGGCAAAGTAAGACGAGGCTTGTACAGTACATTCATCATCCGTGTGTGTCCAGcgtatttttgtttcatttcatcaggtgtttttttttttttttaattctttagaAATTAAAGGAACCTACTTAAACCAAGGTACGGTTACACTACGCAAATCAGTGTAACGCAAGGGTCGGGCGATCTTTTCACCTCCCTGTCTATAAAACACATTGTCGAGCTTGGTCTTTCGCTACGATAACCCGTATCAACGGCATTTGAAAGCGAGTGCCTTATCCATGATAGACATGGATATGTTACAATGCTCTATAGCGAGATGGATGGAAAGTGTCCAGTATTAGGGAAAGAGGGAAAGAGCAAAAGAACAAGGCAGCCGAAGtagagtaaaaaaaaatccctCGATTTAGGCAGAAAAGGTGCCGCGGGAAGTAAGACAGACAATGAGATTAATCGGTGAAACAAAGCAACcaaagagagagagagagaaagagaaagagaGAGCAGAAAAAGAGCCGAAAGAGAATGGCAAAAATGTATTGAAATAGCAGTGGAAGATGTGAAAAGATAAAAGGCGTCGAGAATGGATGAATGGATGGATGGATGGGTTGAATTGGATAGGATTGGATAGGATAGgataggaaaaaaaatttatttttggagaaattatttttataatgaatttttccTTGACAGATTTCAATAAAAGTTCAtaatttgatgaatttatttaatttattaaaatatatttaagaggagtttttattaaagagAAGTTGTTAAAGAGAATTTCAGTAgtttcatttgttttaaaataaatatataaatatatatattttttaatatcattgaaaatgagcatttagaaataaaataaaataaaactaaatttaagaatttttaattcctttttttttttccttttattgttatttatacttttatttaatattatattatattatattatattattttttttctttttaatttccattttccttcattttttattcctttTACTTCCTCTCTTATTTTTCTCGATGATTCGAGCTCTGCTGTATCTATTACTTTAGTTGGGTGTAAAAAAGGAGACGATGCTATCGTATGGCATGCCTTGCCATGTCCTTCGGAGAAACACTAGGATTttgatgaaagaaaaaaaaaaaagacttgGGATTATGTTCTGGCAAAATGTAGAGCGACGGAGATGTCCAGAAACACACAGCAACGAGGGAGCAAGTCAAGGGAAAAGAAAGAGGAGTGAGAGATTAAAGAGCGTAGACTTCAAGAAAGGTGTGTATTGTGCATGTGCATGTGCATGTACATTTCAACAAGAGTAGTGGAatgttaaaagaaaaggtaTCCTACAAAAAAGGTGAGTGAGATGAAACGTCCCCTTCTGACAATAATTACTGTTTCGTCAAGTATGCAAAGTTGCACAAGTGGAATCCAACGTTGCGACAAATGTCCACTCGGCCGCTCGTCCTCTATCtggcttctttttttagcTTTGGGGGAAACGCAGCGTAGTACCGTGAATGAAATAGAGATGATGGCAAAAGAGTGCGTTGTAAGGGGTGGAAGAGATATAACGAGGGCAAGCAAATGCAACTAGGGTAGGGCGTGTCTAAGTAGAGAGTGTGTGTAAGTAGAAAGTGTGTATAAGTGTGAATGTAAGGAGAAAAGTAGATGTAAGTGTGTGTATGTGTAGGATATGTAAGATGCATGTGGAGGATATGTGTATGTAGATACGTACAACGTGGTGAATCTATTCGACGAGTAAATcaatcattttcattttcttcccATTCTGTTACAATGCGTATGTGTGCATGCGT
This region of Schizosaccharomyces pombe strain 972h- genome assembly, chromosome: II genomic DNA includes:
- the rps29 gene encoding 40S ribosomal protein uS14 translates to MAHENVWFSHPRKYGKGSRQCAHTGRRLGLIRKYGLNISRQSFREYANDIGFVKYR
- the rps27 gene encoding 40S ribosomal protein eS27, which translates into the protein MVLAVDLLNPSHESEMRKHKLKQLVQGPRSFFMDVKCPGCFNITTVFSHAQTVVICGSCASVLCQPTGGKARLMEGCSFRRKN
- the rlp1 gene encoding RecA family ATPase Rlp1; this encodes MNAAEWVAELKRKSQIESFKEQKGLVYDDHIEKVLYSGSVNGTLLVIEGNSCSGKTELLYHLASNVLLRSSQELVLIVSSEWDWSIKRLTFILHERLISSRGVSQTCKCNCAVKLENESTVHLQNAAREDGTDEDINSNSVNDVSLSSGETMLQFPEHEEQHECNREMEQLYESASSTVYPCSFWEDAERKIDAQCAILWPMEFSGVVESIPQSTKDLLRIWKEAKIQMHEDFRCNKTEFNEACFDASSSRLGCILMDGLSTFYWQLRLERGYTQVYADLQNRLCTSSKLFGCPVVCTNWLLNNKQHLPIQCKRFRSERRANARFYLENCVSKLGETFYLSVKGVQTKTEMASPYSQQEMEKV
- a CDS encoding uncharacterized protein (Schizosaccharomyces pombe specific protein), producing MLSYGMPCHVLRRNTRILMKEKKKRLGIMFWQNVERRRCPETHSNEGASQGKRKRSERLKSVDFKKGVYCACACACTFQQE